A section of the Euwallacea fornicatus isolate EFF26 chromosome 12, ASM4011564v1, whole genome shotgun sequence genome encodes:
- the bsh gene encoding brain-specific homeobox protein isoform X1, with product MSRKEYNQDSTSLTQNRTSFLIEDILYRQKNGDEPNNTTLFTNFQSHVPNNNNNTSVKMTPSRSMEYSGQSRAFHTPSKINQEFCRKNEEMSSYGSSNTTASNKEFISPHGYFQGNLGQAAMQGFQAPENGYIQVMGALGAYLGTPYKNMGDPYFLTQAGLPFHPTLFGSSASEISLNALKHCRRRKARTVFSDPQLTGLEKRFSSQRYLSTPERVELANALSLSETQVKTWFQNRRMKHKKQMRKQQEEKTNGILKKLDNGDKCRNNGGILVTGHGCQDMSSMTGISEQLPSSPLSTNSDVSDCESDIDIVGDASKHIIGYSFKGT from the exons atgagTCGCAAGGAATATAATCAGGACTCGACCAGTTTAACTCAAAACAGAACCAGTTTTCTAATCGAGGACATTCTCTATAGGCAAAAGAACGGGGATGAGCCTAACAACACAACTTTATTCACAAATTTCCAATCGCATGTAcccaataacaataataacaccTCTGTAAAAATGACGCCATCGAGATCTATGGAATATTCGGGACAAAGCCGAGCGTTTCACACTCCATCAAAAATCAATCAGGAATTCTGcaggaaaaatgaagaaatgtcCTCATATGGGAGCAGTAATACTACAGCGAGCAATAAGGAGTTCATATCACCTCATGGGTACTTCCAAGGGAATTTGGGACAGGCAGCCATGCAGGGATTTCAAGCACCCGAGAATGGATATATTCAGGTTATGGGTGCTTTGGGAGCTTACCTGGGGACGCCGTATAAGAATATGGGCGACCCTTACTTTTTGACCCAAG cggGGCTTCCGTTCCATCCCACGCTTTTTGGAAGTTCAGCCAGTGAAATATCTTTAAACGCTCTCAAACATTGCAGAAGAAGAAAAGCGAGAACGGTATTCAGTGATCCGCAGCTTACCg GTCTCGAAAAAAGATTCTCATCCCAACGCTACCTTTCTACTCCTGAGAGAGTTGAGCTAGCTAATGCCCTTAGTTTAAGCGAGACCCAAGTGAAAACCTGGTTTCAGAACAGGAGGATGAAACATAAAAAGCAGATGAGGAAACAACAGGAAGAAAAAACTAATGGCATTTTAAAGAAGCTAGATAATGGGGACAAATGCAGGAATAATGGGG GTATACTTGTTACAGGTCATGGTTGTCAAGATATGTCTTCGATGACAGGAATTTCTGAACAGCTACCAAGTAGTCCTCTGAGTACTAATTCTGATGTGAGCGACTGCGAAAGCGACATCGACATCGTTGGGGATGCTAGCAAGCACATCATTGGCTATTCGTTTAAAGGCACGTAG
- the bsh gene encoding homeobox protein Hox-D3 isoform X3, translating to MSRKEYNQDSTSLTQNRTSFLIEDILYRQKNGDEPNNTTLFTNFQSHVPNNNNNTSVKMTPSRSMEYSGQSRAFHTPSKINQEFCRKNEEMSSYGSSNTTASNKEFISPHGYFQGNLGQAAMQGFQAPENGYIQVMGALGAYLGTPYKNMGDPYFLTQGLEKRFSSQRYLSTPERVELANALSLSETQVKTWFQNRRMKHKKQMRKQQEEKTNGILKKLDNGDKCRNNGGILVTGHGCQDMSSMTGISEQLPSSPLSTNSDVSDCESDIDIVGDASKHIIGYSFKGT from the exons atgagTCGCAAGGAATATAATCAGGACTCGACCAGTTTAACTCAAAACAGAACCAGTTTTCTAATCGAGGACATTCTCTATAGGCAAAAGAACGGGGATGAGCCTAACAACACAACTTTATTCACAAATTTCCAATCGCATGTAcccaataacaataataacaccTCTGTAAAAATGACGCCATCGAGATCTATGGAATATTCGGGACAAAGCCGAGCGTTTCACACTCCATCAAAAATCAATCAGGAATTCTGcaggaaaaatgaagaaatgtcCTCATATGGGAGCAGTAATACTACAGCGAGCAATAAGGAGTTCATATCACCTCATGGGTACTTCCAAGGGAATTTGGGACAGGCAGCCATGCAGGGATTTCAAGCACCCGAGAATGGATATATTCAGGTTATGGGTGCTTTGGGAGCTTACCTGGGGACGCCGTATAAGAATATGGGCGACCCTTACTTTTTGACCCAAG GTCTCGAAAAAAGATTCTCATCCCAACGCTACCTTTCTACTCCTGAGAGAGTTGAGCTAGCTAATGCCCTTAGTTTAAGCGAGACCCAAGTGAAAACCTGGTTTCAGAACAGGAGGATGAAACATAAAAAGCAGATGAGGAAACAACAGGAAGAAAAAACTAATGGCATTTTAAAGAAGCTAGATAATGGGGACAAATGCAGGAATAATGGGG GTATACTTGTTACAGGTCATGGTTGTCAAGATATGTCTTCGATGACAGGAATTTCTGAACAGCTACCAAGTAGTCCTCTGAGTACTAATTCTGATGTGAGCGACTGCGAAAGCGACATCGACATCGTTGGGGATGCTAGCAAGCACATCATTGGCTATTCGTTTAAAGGCACGTAG
- the bsh gene encoding brain-specific homeobox protein isoform X2, translating into MSRKEYNQDSTSLTQNRTSFLIEDILYRQKNGDEPNNTTLFTNFQSHVPNNNNNTSVKMTPSRSMEYSGQSRAFHTPSKINQEFCRKNEEMSSYGSSNTTASNKEFISPHGYFQGNLGQAAMQGFQAPENGYIQVMGALGAYLGTPYKNMGDPYFLTQAGLPFHPTLFGSSASEISLNALKHCRRRKARTVFSDPQLTGLEKRFSSQRYLSTPERVELANALSLSETQVKTWFQNRRMKHKKQMRKQQEEKTNGILKKLDNGDKCRNNGGHGCQDMSSMTGISEQLPSSPLSTNSDVSDCESDIDIVGDASKHIIGYSFKGT; encoded by the exons atgagTCGCAAGGAATATAATCAGGACTCGACCAGTTTAACTCAAAACAGAACCAGTTTTCTAATCGAGGACATTCTCTATAGGCAAAAGAACGGGGATGAGCCTAACAACACAACTTTATTCACAAATTTCCAATCGCATGTAcccaataacaataataacaccTCTGTAAAAATGACGCCATCGAGATCTATGGAATATTCGGGACAAAGCCGAGCGTTTCACACTCCATCAAAAATCAATCAGGAATTCTGcaggaaaaatgaagaaatgtcCTCATATGGGAGCAGTAATACTACAGCGAGCAATAAGGAGTTCATATCACCTCATGGGTACTTCCAAGGGAATTTGGGACAGGCAGCCATGCAGGGATTTCAAGCACCCGAGAATGGATATATTCAGGTTATGGGTGCTTTGGGAGCTTACCTGGGGACGCCGTATAAGAATATGGGCGACCCTTACTTTTTGACCCAAG cggGGCTTCCGTTCCATCCCACGCTTTTTGGAAGTTCAGCCAGTGAAATATCTTTAAACGCTCTCAAACATTGCAGAAGAAGAAAAGCGAGAACGGTATTCAGTGATCCGCAGCTTACCg GTCTCGAAAAAAGATTCTCATCCCAACGCTACCTTTCTACTCCTGAGAGAGTTGAGCTAGCTAATGCCCTTAGTTTAAGCGAGACCCAAGTGAAAACCTGGTTTCAGAACAGGAGGATGAAACATAAAAAGCAGATGAGGAAACAACAGGAAGAAAAAACTAATGGCATTTTAAAGAAGCTAGATAATGGGGACAAATGCAGGAATAATGGGG GTCATGGTTGTCAAGATATGTCTTCGATGACAGGAATTTCTGAACAGCTACCAAGTAGTCCTCTGAGTACTAATTCTGATGTGAGCGACTGCGAAAGCGACATCGACATCGTTGGGGATGCTAGCAAGCACATCATTGGCTATTCGTTTAAAGGCACGTAG
- the LOC136342554 gene encoding leucine-rich repeat neuronal protein 1-like, whose translation MSSFRLPHLLIGVLLPTLLLAEKSLLCSEKCVCTYNDGSQTIKVTCTKNVQALLLDNSSWIDPNTKLLYEYTEVTLTNQNFIKLNFTFPKNNLTYLNLANNDIYSITDSVFQNLQNMRVLILSNNDLELLSVDAFKGLYLEGRFDPLRSLIELRLDHNKLHTLNKDIFEHIDDLEILDLSYNPLKVIDLPTTMAIDTLASLKELYLRYTQITTLPTYILNAPKHLFLLDLSGNPISVVPSTLSDSHNLTTLYLNDTAFVNLTEKNGFPQIPTIKTLYLSNLAYLERIDIGALSGLTGLEELHISDNIKLNYISEYSVASKNEKNRARIWPQIRKLYLQNNKLSYLKSDFIIRWDSLTELDIRDNPWTCECENQWMVEDLMPNYMKIDPSTVSEVKCGAPVEMASYTLFELYEKKYEMRCLDIYGAKPDKDAVLLIGVLTGVLLAIPIILFIIFAFQRRWFGVFTSCSNSPAAYSRRFYSATKDDDF comes from the exons ATGAG TTCATTTAGGTTACCACATCTACTCATAGGCGTATTATTGCCAACCTTGCTACTAGCCGAGAAATCGCTCCTCTGCAGCGAAAAATGCGTATGCACCTACAACGACGGCAGCCAAACCATCAAAGTGACATGCACCAAAAATGTCCAGGCTCTGCTTCTGGACAACTCCTCCTGGATCGATCCCAATACAAAACTACTGTATGAATACACAGAAGTCACACTGACCAATCAAAACTTTATAAAGCTGAACTTCACGTTTCCAAAGAACAACTTGACTTACTTGAATTTAGCTAATAATGACATTTACAGTATTACGGATAGcgtgtttcaaaatttacagaaCATGAGAGTGTTGATTCTGAGTAACAATGACTTGGAGTTACTCTCGGTAGATGCTTTCAAG GGGCTGTATTTAGAAGGCAGATTCGACCCCCTAAGATCACTGATTGAGCTACGACTGGATCACAACAAACTACATACTTTGAACAAGGACATCTTTGAGCATATCGATGACCTGGAGATTTTAGATCTAAGCTACAACCCTCTTAAAGTAATAGATCTGCCCACCACAATGGCCATAGACACTCTAGCAAGCCTCAAAGAACTGTATTTGAGATACACGCAAATAACCACTTTGCCAACCTACATATTAAACGCCCCGAAACATCTGTTCTTGCTGGATTTGAGTGGAAACCCCATTAGCGTGGTCCCCTCAACCTTAAGTGATTCGCATAACCTGACCACGCTCTACCTCAACGATACTGCCTTTGTTAATTTAACggagaaaaa TGGCTTCCCACAAATACCCACAATAAAAACTTTGTATCTATCCAACTTGGCCTATTTGGAGCGGATTGATATCGGAGCACTTTCTGGGCTAACCGGACTTGAAGAGCTCCACATCTCCgacaacattaaattaaattatatatctGAATATTCCGTAGCTTCGAAGAACGAGAAAAATCGGGCAAGAATATGGCCTCAAATCCGGAAG TTATACCTCCAAAACAACAAACTTTCCTACCTAAAGAGTGACTTCATTATTAGATGGGACAGTTTGACAGAACTGGATATTAGGGACAACCCATGGACTTGCGAATGTGAGAATCAATGGATGGTAGAAGACTTAATGCCCAACTACATGAAAATTGATCCAAGCACGGTATCAGAAGTAAA ATGTGGAGCACCTGTGGAGATGGCCAGTTATACCCTCTTTGAGCTGTATGagaaaaaatacgaaatgCGATGTCTGGATATCTATGGCGCGAAGCCTGATAAGGATGCCGTTCTTCTTATTGGAGTTCTGACTG GAGTTTTATTAGCAATACcaataattttgttcatcATATTCGCCTTCCAAAGACGTTGGTTCGGAGTTTTCACCAGTTGCAGCAACTCACCAGCTGCTTATTCTAGGAGATTCTACTCGGCAACCAAAGACGACGATTTTTGA